From one Coffea eugenioides isolate CCC68of chromosome 11, Ceug_1.0, whole genome shotgun sequence genomic stretch:
- the LOC113752630 gene encoding cytochrome P450 85A-like produces MEGLILISWLAFGVLCIFLFLLNWNYIRYSKKGLPPGTMGWPFFGETLKFLELGPEFMKRQRTRYGNLFKSHILGCPTVVCMDPELNRYILLNEAKGLVPGYPQSSLDILGKHNIAAVSGFAHKQIRGSAMLLIGPSTVKEQLLPKIDKYMRLFLQNWDGKAIDIQEKSQEMAFFLSFNQIFEDESSVIYEAFKAEFDKFVVGTISLPINLPGTNYYKGLQARKNIIKLLTEVIKSRRAASSTFHHDDMLNSLLANEDSSYKLNDEEIYDQIMTILNSGYETLSTTSMMAVKYLHEHPKALEEIREEHFMVRHNKSLEQPIDWNDYKSMRFTRAVIFETLRLATVVNGVLRKATKDMELNGFLIPKGWKIYVFTREINYDPYLYPEPFKFNPWRWLQDTSLESHSYFFLFGGGSRLCPGKELGIVTISVFLHYFVTRYRWEEIGENKIRYFPRVEAPEGLHMRVMKYQ; encoded by the exons ATGGAGGGTTTGATTCTTATTTCTTGGCTAGCTTTCGGGGTTCTTTGCATCTTCTTGTTTCTGTTGAATTGGAATTACATAAGATATTCGAAAAAAGGGTTGCCTCCTGGCACCATGGGGTGGCCATTTTTTGGTGAGACTCTAAAGTTCTTAGAGCTAGGACCAGAGTTCATGAAAAGGCAAAGAACAAG GTATGGAAACCTTTTCAAATCCCATATATTAGGATGCCCTACCGTTGTCTGCATGGATCCGGAGCTCAACAGGTATATTCTTTTGAATGAAGCAAAAGGGCTTGTGCCAGGATATCCACAATCCTCACTGGACATATTGGGGAAGCATAACATTGCTGCTGTGAGTGGATTCGCTCACAAGCAAATTAGAGGGTCAGCCATGCTTCTTATAGGCCCTTCAACAGTGAAAGAACAGCTACTACCTAAGATTGACAAATACATGAGACTATTCCTCCAAAATTGGGATGGAAAAGCCATTGATATTCAAGAAAAGTCCCAAGAG ATGGCATTCTTCCTATCCTTCAATCAGATTTTCGAGGATGAATCAAGTGTAATTTATGAAGCTTTCAAGGCAGAATTTGACAAGTTTGTGGTAGGAACAATTTCTCTTCCTATCAACCTTCCGGGAACAAACTACTATAAAGGGCTTCAG GCAAGGAAAAATATTATTAAGCTTTTAACAGAAGTAATAAAAAGTAGACGAGCAGCTTCCTCCACATTTCATCACGATGACATGCTAAATTCTCTGTTAGCAAACGAAGACTCGAGCTATAAGCTTAATGATGAGGAGATATATGATCAAATAATGACGATTCTGAATTCTGGATATGAAACTCTGTCAACTACATCCATGATGGCTGTCAAATATCTCCATGAACATCCCAAGGCTTTGGAGGAAATCAGG GAGGAGCATTTCATGGTTCGTCACAACAAGTCGCTTGAACAACCAATTGACTGGAATGACTATAAATCGATGAGGTTTACTCGTGCG GTCATCTTTGAAACCCTGAGATTGGCTACCGTTGTCAATGGTGTTTTGAGGAAGGCCACCAAAGATATGGAGTTAAATG GATTTCTCATTCCAAAAGGATGGAAAATTTACGTCTTTACAAGGGAAATCAACTACGACCCATACCTTTATCCGGAGCCATTCAAATTTAATCCATGGAGATGGTTGCAG GATACGAGCTTGGAATCCCATAGTTATTTCTTCTTGTTCGGTGGAGGAAGTAGGCTTTGCCCTGGTAAAGAACTAGGGATAGTCACAATTTCGGTGTTCCTTCACTATTTTGTGACCCGGTACAG GTGGGAAGAAATAGGAGAAAATAAGATTCGATATTTCCCAAGAGTTGAAGCACCAGAAGGGTTGCACATGAGGGTTATGAAGTACCAataa